The genomic region TTTTATAATCGGCAACGGCTGCATTCGGCGTTGGGGTATCAAACACCAGCCGAATATACCGTTTTAAAAAAAGCAGCCTAACTTAACTAACTGTCCATTTTTTTATTGCAATACCATATTAGCAATCGCTATTCAAGAGCAAAGCTTAAATAAAAGTTAGCTAATCTAAATAAGCTTCACAAACAACTACCTCTGGTCTTTCCTCTGCCTTTAAGATATAGAATTCATAAAAATTAGATTTGATTTTAATAACTTTAAAATCAGCGAGATAAAATGGATCTCCAGAATGGCTGAGCCGAAATCTCCGCAAAAATTCTCCTTCAAAATTAAATTGATCTATAATGATATCATCTGCATAGAGACCAAGAAAAATTCCTTCAGAATTTATATCAAAAGCGTTGAATAGAAACCTAAGCGATATTATTGTAGCTCCTCCTTTAATAATTGGCTTTACTTTATAATTATCAGATATTAATTTCTTATAATTAGCTTTCTCAAAATTATAACTATTAATAATTTTTCCATCTAAATCGTATATATTTAATTTGGGATAATACCTAAAAAGAACGTATAATTTATTATTATAAATTTTCAATAAACAGCTGCTTACAATCCAATTTATTTTCGTGTTAACAAATTCTATATATTCTCCGAATTGTCCTAGCTTTTTTCCCTCATTATCGTCAATGACCGAAATAAGAGCTGAGTTTCTGCCAACATCAGGTCCTGTCGCTAAATAAGAATAAATTTTGCCATCCTTATGAGCAATAGCTTCAGCGATATTTGGGGTCATAAAAGAAGATAGATATTGCCCTTCTTTATCAAATATCTGGATTCGACGATTTCCTTGATCAACGACAAATAAGCGTCCATTATTATAACAAAAAACATGCTGCCTATTAAATTCCCCAGGGCCTTGGCCTTTATGCCCTATTTGAGAGATAAATTTTCCCTCTTTTGAATACTTGAGAATCGAATTTAGCTTATAATCACAGATGTAAATATTATTTTGCTCATCAAAATCCATAGCCGTTGGATGCGCTAAGACGATTTCATCTCGTTCATTAGGAAACGAAAATTTTATTTTAAGATTATACTGTTTCATCCCTGCTATTGTAAATGCTTTTTCCCAAATTGGTAATAGAACAATAATAAAAAGAAGAACATTAAAAATGGTAAATAAATTCAAACCAACATTGATTTGCTTGATATTCATAACACATCTACCTATTCATTTATTTATTGGTTTTAATAAAGAAGTTATTAAATAACAAGCAATAATAGGCACCCAAAAGATGGGTGCCTATTTATTGCCTGTTGCCAATTACTACTCAAAATTACATAAAACTCTTGTTCCATCTTGACATCTTAGTATGCAAGAAGATTCCACTGAACCTTTACCGTTGCATCCAGCAGATCCTGTGCAACCAATAATATCATTACACCTTAGATCACCACGACTATCACACGCTAATGCCACCTTGGGCCCAAAATCGGTGAATGTGATGAATAAATTGAAGAAAACAATCATCAGCATAACCACCATCAAAGGCCAGGCAAATCTTTTATTCATAGCGTCCTCCTTCAGTTATGTCCTTTCTCATAAGCTAATTGAGGATAATTCCTTGTTAATTTATTCGACTCATAAAACCTTCTCGCCACCTCTCCCAAAAAATTGCTTCTCGGCTGGCCATGGGGCACAAGCTCTTGTCCCGTCTCTCGGTGAAGTAAGCCATAGCTGTACAACGTGGCAATGATCTCTGGCCGTGAGCTGATGTCATAACCCGCCCGTCTCCAACGCTGAATGATCTGCCTCATGTGAATGGCAGCTAACAGACAATTGGTCGAATCCGCTTTCAGTATGCGGATTAGATCCGCATCAGTTCGGTACTGAGGTGAGGCACCCAGCGATGATAGTAGCGCTCAATGCAATATTCTGATGAACTATCCAAGGCAGTTGCCACGATCCATTTCGCCGTATTGACCCTGATCTGAGCCAATCCAATGGAGGAATTGTGGCCTAAATACGCATAAACATCCTCAAACGAATCCACCAGGGTTACATTGAGCCGTTTCTCTGCATAGATGATGCTCGCTAATAACCGAGGGTCTATATCCAGTCGTTCGGCGCTGGTGCGGATCAATTCGGCTTTCTGACACAGCTCGGCTAAGATCTCCTGTTCAGGAGTACCAGTGAAAATAAAATATTCTTTGTATAAATACCACCCTCCGCCAAGAAAAAGACAAATGATGGAGAGCAATAGCCACATCGGCAGCTTCATAATGAGCTTTTCTATTTGAATTTACTATGAGATGGCGTTGTTTATTAATATGAAAACCAGAAAACCCAAATTGCACTCCTCACTCATAAAGGGACTGCAATTTGGGTTTTGTCAGGTGAATTTATTGTTATTCGCAACTATTTGATAAATAGATAAATGGGGGGGGGGTAAAAATGTACCCGCTGTTATCTGCTATTTGATTTATTTTTGCAAATGATTTGATCATAACCAAATTCCAAACACCGAATCAATTAATCGATCATTTCAGCTCTTTATTTGGAAATTTTCGAATGATAACCTTTGGGTGCTAAATTGCTTGGTGAGTTAATCAAATCAGGAAATGATGTTCAAGTTGCAAGATCAATCGCAGAACAATCATAATAAATTAGTTTTAAATTGTCAAGCAAAATTTGCAATGATTTAAAATATTTTGTATAAAATATTAGCGAATCTAACTAATTGATATATCAACTAAATAAACCCTGCTCAGTTGCGGCATAGGAACATCAAATTTGAATGAAATGTGCAATGACCAGCAAGAAACATTGCTTAAGTAACAGCTTTAGTTTATTATTTCACCTGCAGGTTGGCATTTGCGCTTTATTGCTTAATTTCCCTTGCCAGGAACGTATAAAATACGGGCACGGCCAATAAGGTGACAATGGTGGAAATGAACAATCCCAGGAGCATGGCGAGCGCCAGGGGCCGTTGCAGCTCGGCGCCTTCGCCGAAACCGATCGCCATGGGCAAGAGACCCAGAATCGTGGTGATCGAGGTCATGATGATGGGACGGAAGCGCTTCTCGCTGGCGTCAAAGATCGCCTCCCGAACCGAATAGCCCTCTCGTCGGCGCTGGTTGATGAAATCGACTTTGACGATGGAATCGTTCACGGCAATGCCTGCCAGAACGATCAAGCCGATAAATGAGATGACATTCAGGCCAAAGCCCGTGAGCCAGAAAATGATAGCGATGGAGGCTAAGGTCAAGGGGATGTCCAACAAAATAATAAATGGGTATTTTAGCGATTCGAATTGGGCGGCCATGATCATGTAGATCAGCACGACAGCCAGGATCATGGCGAAAATTAAGCTGCGGAACGAGCGATAGACCTCTTCCTGCTCGCCACCGATGACGACCTGGTAATCGGAGGGTAATTGTGTTTCCGATAGTATCTGGCGGATGTCCTGGATCACCGCGCTGAGGCTTCGGCCTTTGAGATTGGCCAGCAAGCTGATCTGACGGTGCTGTTCTTCGTGCCGGATTTCGCTCGGTCCGAATGATGGTGTAATTGAGATAAATTCCCGCAGGGGCACGCTAATCTTGCTGGCCGAAATAGGCAGATTCAACAGGTCATTTAAATTGTTGCGCTGAGCCAGGGGAGGGCGAACCATGATTGCGATCTTGCGGTCGAAGTCCTTGAATTCGGTGGCCTGCTGCCCAGCTAAATAATATTTGATGAAATTGGCGATCTGGGCCACGGAAAAGCCATAGCGCCCGGCCTTTTCGCGATCGATCTCAATGCGATATTCGGGTTGCCCTTCGATATAATCCGAGTGCAGATCTTTGAGTCCCCGAATCGTAGCTAATTTTGCCCTCATAGAATCCGCAATGGTTCGGCAGGCGGTGAGATCCGCGCTGCGAATTTTGATGACCACTGGTGGCGCCGAGGTACCGAGAATTTGCTGAATGATGTGTTCTCCGCTATCGATTGAAAATTCGAATTGGCGGATAGACTCGGCATATTGGCGCAGGGCAGCGATGACCTGGGCGGTAGATTGGGAACGGTTGGACTTTAAGCGGACCTGAATTTTGGCGCGATGGATGGCGGCCTCTTCGACCATTTGGGATGCTTGATCTTCGCTGATGCCAATGGTAGAGAAAACGGCGACGACATCGGGATGGGCGACCAGCCATTGTTCGATTTTCGAGGCAGCACGTTCCGTAGCTTCCAGAGTGCTGCCGACCGGCAATGACAGTCTAACGGTGAATTCGCCCTGATCGACCAGCGGCATGAGCTGACGATTCATGCGCAACATGCCAATGGTACCAGCGATGAAGATGAGCAGGACGGTGAGCAGGAACTTGCTGCGATTGGCCAGGGTCCAGATCAACAATTGATGATAGGAATCATAAATGCGCTTGAGCTGCCGATCGAAAAATTGGAATATTGGCTCGAACCATTGGCTAAGCCGTACATGGGTTTTATGCCTCACTTTTTGGATGCTCAAGACAATTTGCGTTTTTGCTGCTTTGAAAGAGTTGCTGAGATAATAAAAGACCGTCAAAATTGGGTTAAGTAGCCAACGCCAAGACCTTTTCTGAAATCGCTTCAGTTTTGTTGCTATTGAATCGGTGATGGTTGCATTGGGTTGTTGCCACTGAGCGCGGAAACGACAGCTCAACATGGGCAGCAACGTCAGCGCGATCACGAGGGATGCCAACAACGAAAAAATAACGGTGACTGCCTGGTCGCGGAACAATTGGCCAGCGACGCCATAGAGATAGACCACGGGCAAAAAAATGGCAATGGTGGTCAGGGTTGACGCAGTGATGGGCATGGCGACCTCTTTGGCGCCCAGAAAGGCGGCGTCGGCTAATGCCCGGCCTTCTTGACGATGGCGGAAGATGTTCTCCATGACAATGATGGAATTATCGACCAGCATGCCGACGCCCAGTGCCAATCCGCCCAGGGACATGATATTGAGCGTGATGCCAGCAAAATAGAGCAGGGCAAAGGTTGCAATGACGGAGATGGGGATCGAAAGGGCGATATTCACGGGATTTCTGAAGTCATGCAAGAAAACAAACAACACCAGAAAAGCGAGGATCGCCCCCAGGATGAGATTTTGGAGGACATTGCTGATGGCGCTGGAGATGAAGCGAGCCCCATCGTAAGCGACAGAGAGGTGGAGCGATGGATATTCACTCCGCAGTTGATCCAGAATGCGATGAATCAGTCTGGACACGATGACCGTATTGGCGCCAGCGTCCTTGCGAATGATGATGCCAATGCTCTCCTCGTTATTGAAGCGGGTGATGCTTTGGCGCTCCCGAAAACCATCGATGACGCGGCCGATATCGCTGATGCGGATTTGTGAGCCATCGGGATGATTGGCGACGACGACGCGCTCAATTT from candidate division KSB1 bacterium harbors:
- a CDS encoding 6-bladed beta-propeller; this encodes MNIKQINVGLNLFTIFNVLLFIIVLLPIWEKAFTIAGMKQYNLKIKFSFPNERDEIVLAHPTAMDFDEQNNIYICDYKLNSILKYSKEGKFISQIGHKGQGPGEFNRQHVFCYNNGRLFVVDQGNRRIQIFDKEGQYLSSFMTPNIAEAIAHKDGKIYSYLATGPDVGRNSALISVIDDNEGKKLGQFGEYIEFVNTKINWIVSSCLLKIYNNKLYVLFRYYPKLNIYDLDGKIINSYNFEKANYKKLISDNYKVKPIIKGGATIISLRFLFNAFDINSEGIFLGLYADDIIIDQFNFEGEFLRRFRLSHSGDPFYLADFKVIKIKSNFYEFYILKAEERPEVVVCEAYLD
- a CDS encoding efflux RND transporter permease subunit, with protein sequence MHISQLSIDRPVATAMFFVAVILIGIISLIQLPVDLLPDLSYPRLTIWTAATAMGPREVEEMITNPIEEAIGTVANIRRTYSISRSGLSLVTVEFLWGTNMDFATLSIREKLDQLRWILPREVERPNILRIDPRSQPIMAISLSGSNLVHLKELAHNVFKRRLEQIDGVAMATVTGGFDREIQVEVDQTKATALHLAPEKIAQALELANYSIAGGTVKKGLYRYALRTLGEFQSIMEIERVVVANHPDGSQIRISDIGRVIDGFRERQSITRFNNEESIGIIIRKDAGANTVIVSRLIHRILDQLRSEYPSLHLSVAYDGARFISSAISNVLQNLILGAILAFLVLFVFLHDFRNPVNIALSIPISVIATFALLYFAGITLNIMSLGGLALGVGMLVDNSIIVMENIFRHRQEGRALADAAFLGAKEVAMPITASTLTTIAIFLPVVYLYGVAGQLFRDQAVTVIFSLLASLVIALTLLPMLSCRFRAQWQQPNATITDSIATKLKRFQKRSWRWLLNPILTVFYYLSNSFKAAKTQIVLSIQKVRHKTHVRLSQWFEPIFQFFDRQLKRIYDSYHQLLIWTLANRSKFLLTVLLIFIAGTIGMLRMNRQLMPLVDQGEFTVRLSLPVGSTLEATERAASKIEQWLVAHPDVVAVFSTIGISEDQASQMVEEAAIHRAKIQVRLKSNRSQSTAQVIAALRQYAESIRQFEFSIDSGEHIIQQILGTSAPPVVIKIRSADLTACRTIADSMRAKLATIRGLKDLHSDYIEGQPEYRIEIDREKAGRYGFSVAQIANFIKYYLAGQQATEFKDFDRKIAIMVRPPLAQRNNLNDLLNLPISASKISVPLREFISITPSFGPSEIRHEEQHRQISLLANLKGRSLSAVIQDIRQILSETQLPSDYQVVIGGEQEEVYRSFRSLIFAMILAVVLIYMIMAAQFESLKYPFIILLDIPLTLASIAIIFWLTGFGLNVISFIGLIVLAGIAVNDSIVKVDFINQRRREGYSVREAIFDASEKRFRPIIMTSITTILGLLPMAIGFGEGAELQRPLALAMLLGLFISTIVTLLAVPVFYTFLAREIKQ